From Hydra vulgaris chromosome 15, alternate assembly HydraT2T_AEP, one genomic window encodes:
- the LOC136092352 gene encoding uncharacterized protein LOC136092352, giving the protein MARRTKQIVAIIFTSLIFIIHLVFNGLAGAGDNNLFPTSVGNISNEFSLEITPESKTFSIWGVIFTYQALWIIYAISTIFRNSNANKILSTKFFVFFNLAVITLTVWLFVWCVKSIVGSFVVLVIGQIFLDLTLYFAFTDFYEFTSTQSNLTENKWDLWAHRILVQNGILFYGTWTTVASLINTGIFLKYELEVKSQTASLVGLSILAFLILAWFILENFVLTAYTGYTFTAYIVLIWAFTGIHIGVWNKNTPVAVFNCVLLVFSCLFLVARIVILIVRNSKKASYETIGYDAKQGAVRT; this is encoded by the coding sequence ATGGCAAGACGAACGAAGCAAATAGTTGCTATAATATTTACCTCGCTCATTTTTATAATTCATCTTGTTTTCAACGGGTTAGCTGGAGCTGGAGATAACAACCTTTTTCCTACTAGTGTTGGCAACATATCCAACGAGTTTTCTTTGGAGATCACTCCTGAGTCAAAAACCTTTAGTATCTGGGGGGTTATTTTTACATACCAGGCATTGTGGATAATTTATGCCATAAGTACTATCTTTCGCAATAGCAACGCAAACAAGATTTTATCgacaaaattttttgtcttctttAACCTTGCTGTCATTACTCTAACTGTCTGGCTGTTTGTGTGGTGCGTCAAGTCAATAGTGGGAAGTTTCGTAGTTCTAGTAATAGGTCAAATTTTTTTGGATCTTACATTGTACTTTGCATTTACAGATTTTTATGAGTTCACCTCTACTCAGAGTAACTTGACCGAAAATAAATGGGACCTTTGGGCTCATAGAATCCTCGTTCAAAATGGTATTTTATTCTATGGAACTTGGACCACTGTTGCATCTTTAATTAATActggcatttttttaaaatacgaaTTAGAAGTCAAGTCACAAACTGCTTCGCTTGTTGGTCTTTCAATCTTAGCGTTTTTAATTTTAGCGTGGTTTATCTTAGAAAATTTTGTACTAACCGCCTACACTGGTTACACATTTACAGCTTACATTGTGTTAATCTGGGCATTTACTGGCATTCATATTGGTGTTTGGAATAAAAATACTCCTGTCGCCGTTTTCAACTGTGTACTACTCGTATTTTCATGTCTGTTTTTGGTCGCAAGAATCGTTATTTTAATCGTTCGCAATTCTAAGAAAGCATCTTATGAAACCATAGGATACGATGCTAAACAAGGAGCAGTTCGCACTTAA